GCATCGCATCGACGATGAGCGGAGCGAACACGCTGGTGACGGTGGTGCGTTGCCGCTGCAAGGGAATGACTTGGGGGCGCATGCCTCTGACGGTATGGGCCTGGTTTACCGCCGCACTGCTAACGGTAATCGTCTTCAGCGTCCTATTCGCGGCAGCGCTTTTACTGCTCTGTGACCGCCATGCTGGCACGAGCTTCTTTGTCCCAGCGGGCGGTGTGATCAACGGTGTGGTGGACACGCAGCACGGAGACGGATCTCCGCTGCTCTGGCTGCATCTCTTCTGGTTCTTCGGGCACCCCGAGGTCTATATTGCGATACTTCCGGGCATGGGCATGACCTCAATGCTGCTGGCGAACTTCTGCAGGCGCGGTGTTCCTGCCTATCGATGGATGATTACCACCACGCTGCTGATCGGGCTGCTTGGGCTGTCGGTCTGGGGCCATCATATGTTCGTGGCCGGGCTGAATCCGTGGGCGGGAACGGTCTTTCAGTTGACGACGATTGCAATCGCCATCCCCAGCACAGCCAAGGTGCTGAACTGGCTAGTGACGCTCTGGGGTTCTCGGCCGACCTACACGACGCCGATGCTCTGGTCTCTCGGATTTGTATCGCTGTTTGTTGCAGGAGGTGTGACCGGGCCGGTGCTGGCACAGCCCGCTCTGGACGCCTATCTGCACAACACTTTCTTCGTCGTCGCGCACTTTCACCTCGTCATGGCGATGGCTGGCGTCTTCAGCATCTTCGCCGGACTGACCTACTGGTTTCCACTCATTGCAGGCCGGCGTCTGGATGAACGTCTAGGCAAGATCCATTTCTGGTGGACACTGCTCTTTGCCTACTGCACCTTTCTGCCAATGCATATCTCCGGACTGATGGGAGAGCCACGACACGGCGCTCAGTTGACCGGCGTAGCGGCGGGCCCTGCGGGCGAACTTCTGCACCGCGTCTGGGGTGTGGAGCGTCACATTACTTACAACGCGATCATGCTGGCGCTGGGGCAGATCTTCTTTTTCTGGAACCTGCAGAAATCGCTTCGCAAACCTCGATCCATGGAAGAAAATCCCTGGGAGGCGACGACGATGGAATGGGCTCCGATGACGGACGAGGAGCAGATTTGCCATCGTGCGCCCTGCGTCTATATTGATGGAGTCTCCGTGCCCCAATGGGTTGCGGCTGTGGAGTAAGCTGGAAATATGCTGGTGACGACGACCAAGCCCGTAGAAATTGAACACGATCCTCGCGATCCTGCGGACCGTGGGCCCGGAAAAACGGGCGGCGGCGATGCGGGCGAGGGTGGACGGCGACCTCCTGAAATTCCTAAGTACACGGGCGGCGGTGGTGATGGGGATGACTGGAGCAAGCGCCCTGCAGGCCATCGTGGGCCGCGTGAAAGTCTTCAGCGACACAGGTTTGGGCTCTTCTCCGCTCTGATTGGCGACCTGATGTTCTTCGTCGCCATCGTGGGCGCGTTCCTGGTGCGACGGTCCAGCTTCCACATCGATGCCTACAACAGTGTGGTGACAGACTGGCGCGCGATCCAGGTACCTTCGATTCTCTGGCTCAATACCATCGTTCTGGCCTTGAGTTCCGTCACTGTGGAGATGGCGCGTCGCGGCATGTTTGTGGAGCGCGGCGTCATGGAAGAGTGGCTGGGCATCGGTCGTCCCGTCACAAGGCGCGTCATGCCCTGGTTGCTGGCTACGCTGGTTCTTGGAAGTGGCTTTGTTGCGGGACAGGTCGTCGCATGGCGACAACTCGCGGCACAGCATATCTTCTACGCCACCAGCCCGGCAATGCACTTCTTCTACCTGATCACCGGCGTTCACGCCCTGCATCTGGCGGTCGGCCTGGCGGCCCTGATCGTCGCTGTCGTCGGGATGCGGTTTATCCCGAAGTTCGGTGCGCGGCAGGTCCTGGTGGACTGCACGGCATGGTACTGGCATGCCATGGGCGTGCTTTGGATCTTCCTGTTTGTGCTCCTGGAGTATTGCCAGTGAGGGTCTGGCTCTTGGCCGGAGTTCTGCTCTTCGGTGGAACCTCGCTGTATGGGCAGGGATGCAGCCAGTGCCGTGACAACGTCCAGCAGACTCCGGCGCGGGTGCGGGCGGCGTATCGGCAGGCAATCACGCTGATGGTTGGAACGGCTCTAGTCTTATTTGTCGGGGTGTTGGTGGTGGCTCGGCGGGTGCGGTAGACCTCCGTCGATAACAGGTTTGTGCGCTCTGCGCGACCCCACCCTTTCGCAAAGAGCGCGAAAGAATGGGGCACGAAAGTCTCCCTATCCAGCTAGATTGCCAGCCAGATTGCAATAGAGATCGACCGCTTCGAGGAGTTCTTTCTTTGCGATCTTCTCGAAGGGGGTATGTGCTACGTGGATCGAACCAGGTCCAAGAAGGAAGGGTTCTCCCCAGGCAGTGAGCGAGGGGATGTCCGTGGTGAACTTGGCCACCATAGTTTCAAGCCCTTCGACCTTACGCATACGAACCATGGGGAGTTCCAGCGAGTATTCGACGTCGGCGCGGTCTCCCACGACCTTTTCAATGGCGTCTTTGACTTCCTGCGCGGGACCTACGAGCCGCACGAGAAGATGCGCTTCGGCGGCGTCTGGGATCACGTTAGGAGCACGGCCGCCGGAGATGATGCCGATGTTTACCGTGGAGGGGCCGATCTCCGGCTCGATCGGAAGCGGGATGGCGAGGACGTCGTGCAGGGCCTCGATGAGTTTGTCGATGGCGGACTCGCCAAGCTCCGGATAAGCGGAGTGACCCATCTTTCCCTTCGCTCGGATCTCAACGCGGAGAGCTCCCTTGGAGGCGATGGCGAGACGATTGTCCGTCGGTTCCCCGTTGATGAGAAACTTCGATCCCTTGGAAAACTGGTTGGCGACCTTCGCGCCCGCGGAGTCGCGCTCTTCGCCGACAACAAAGAGCAGGCCTACCTTCACGCCACTGGCGATGAGACGCTCCGCCGCTGCGACTTGCGCGGCGATGATTCCCTTGGCATCGCAGGTGCCGCGGCCATAGAGAAACTCATCGTCTTCACG
This genomic stretch from Terriglobus saanensis SP1PR4 harbors:
- a CDS encoding cytochrome c oxidase subunit I; this translates as MKIFSTHHRTIGIGYLLLAGTSVAIGTLLSLLMRVHRVWPDLNWPLWGIMKPEDYLATVTMHGTLMVFFVLTTAPQSGFSNLVLPEQIGSRTMALPWLNAASFWTTVASLLVLLSAFFVRGGGPISGWTSYPPFSALADTGPGQATGMDLWLVSIGLFCIASTMSGANTLVTVVRCRCKGMTWGRMPLTVWAWFTAALLTVIVFSVLFAAALLLLCDRHAGTSFFVPAGGVINGVVDTQHGDGSPLLWLHLFWFFGHPEVYIAILPGMGMTSMLLANFCRRGVPAYRWMITTTLLIGLLGLSVWGHHMFVAGLNPWAGTVFQLTTIAIAIPSTAKVLNWLVTLWGSRPTYTTPMLWSLGFVSLFVAGGVTGPVLAQPALDAYLHNTFFVVAHFHLVMAMAGVFSIFAGLTYWFPLIAGRRLDERLGKIHFWWTLLFAYCTFLPMHISGLMGEPRHGAQLTGVAAGPAGELLHRVWGVERHITYNAIMLALGQIFFFWNLQKSLRKPRSMEENPWEATTMEWAPMTDEEQICHRAPCVYIDGVSVPQWVAAVE
- a CDS encoding cytochrome c oxidase subunit 3 — protein: MLVTTTKPVEIEHDPRDPADRGPGKTGGGDAGEGGRRPPEIPKYTGGGGDGDDWSKRPAGHRGPRESLQRHRFGLFSALIGDLMFFVAIVGAFLVRRSSFHIDAYNSVVTDWRAIQVPSILWLNTIVLALSSVTVEMARRGMFVERGVMEEWLGIGRPVTRRVMPWLLATLVLGSGFVAGQVVAWRQLAAQHIFYATSPAMHFFYLITGVHALHLAVGLAALIVAVVGMRFIPKFGARQVLVDCTAWYWHAMGVLWIFLFVLLEYCQ
- a CDS encoding M20/M25/M40 family metallo-hydrolase, which translates into the protein MPINPLELTRQLVEIESTTYHEAPAGHFLYEYLGGLGYTVEKMKVEQPDPARTPGGGTGERFNVYASIPGVTPDVVFSTHMDTVPPYVGFREDDEFLYGRGTCDAKGIIAAQVAAAERLIASGVKVGLLFVVGEERDSAGAKVANQFSKGSKFLINGEPTDNRLAIASKGALRVEIRAKGKMGHSAYPELGESAIDKLIEALHDVLAIPLPIEPEIGPSTVNIGIISGGRAPNVIPDAAEAHLLVRLVGPAQEVKDAIEKVVGDRADVEYSLELPMVRMRKVEGLETMVAKFTTDIPSLTAWGEPFLLGPGSIHVAHTPFEKIAKKELLEAVDLYCNLAGNLAG